The genomic segment ACAAATGGGAGAAGTAATTGTGTCTTCAAAAAATAAGAATCGAATTCAAGGTATTACATCAATTACTCCAGAGATTTTGCGAAAAACTCCTGGAGCGAATGCAGGTGTTGAGAATGTGTTAAAGACTTTGGCAGGAGTCAATTCTAATAATGAATTAAGTAGTCAGTACGGTGTTCGTGGTGGAAATTATGATGAAAATTTAGTCTATGTTAACGAAGTTGAAGTGTATCGTCCTTTCTTAATTCGATCAGGTCAGCAAGAAGGATTGAGTTTTATCAATTCAGATTTAGTCCAGAATATTGACTTTTCTGCTGGTGGGTTTCAGGCTAAATACGGAGATAAATTGTCTTCTGTTTTAGACATTACGTATCGAAAACCAACCGCATTCGGAGCTAATTTTGAGGCTAGTTTCTTAGGAGGGAGTTTGTCTGTTGACGCTGTTTCAAAAAATAAAAAGTGGTCAGCTGTTACAGGAGTTCGGTACCGCAACAATAGTCTTTTGGTGAATAGTCAAGAAACACAAACTAATTTTACTCCTTCCTTTGTTGATGTCCAAACCAATATATATTATCAGGCTTCCGCCAAATGGCAGTGGAGTTTTTTAGGTACTATTTCTAAAAATAACTACGAATACCAACCTTTGACGCGCCAAACTAATTTTGGAACTCTAGACCAGCCTATGGCACTTTTAGTCTTTTATGAAGGACAAGAAAAAAATAGCTACGGTACTTATTTTGGAGCAATTAAAACTACTTTTAAGCCTATTGAGACATTTAGTTTAAAGTTGATAAGCTCACTCTATCATACTGTTGAACAAGAGCACTTTGATATTTTGGCTCAATATCGTTTAGGGGAAGTAGATAACAATGTTGCTTCTGAAAATTACGGAAAAGTTTCCTATTCGCGTGGTATTGGATCACAGTTAAACCACGCCCGAAATAATCTAGATGCTTTAATTGCTACTATCGAATTGAAAGGATTTCATGATTGGAAGAAAAGCCAATTGGACTGGGGAGTAAAATATACTCGAGAGTCTATTCGTGATCGAGTAGTGGAGTGGGAAGTCATTGATTCGCTTGGTTTTTCGATTCCACCTCCTACTATTTTACCTCAACGTGATGAGCCAAATACCATCTATTCTGGACCACTTGTTCCCTATCAAAATGTGCGTGCTACAAATTTTAACACCATCAATAGATTCTCAGGTTTTGCCCAATGGAATTCAAAGTCTAATTTAGGGTCTGCTAAGCTTTGGTACAATGCAGGTTTGCGTTTTCAGCATTGGGAAGTAGCTGGAACTAATGCTTTAGGAAAGTCACAATTTGTTTGGAGTCCGCGCGCACAAATAGCCATTCAACCCAATTGGGAAAAGGATATTCTATTCAGACTATCCGGCGGACTGTATTACCAGCCTCCTTTTTATAGAGAATTACGTGACGCCGATGGCATAGTACAAACTAATGTCAAAGCCCAGCAA from the Flavobacterium ammonificans genome contains:
- a CDS encoding TonB-dependent receptor, yielding MKNSLTFSIYFFFLGVSFISLAQNARVKGVVLDENKVPIANVAISSETNSTRSNSNGFYELPIPAQKKTTIVFSHLAFKSVSAIISLQPNAIFEFNPIMNTRIEQMGEVIVSSKNKNRIQGITSITPEILRKTPGANAGVENVLKTLAGVNSNNELSSQYGVRGGNYDENLVYVNEVEVYRPFLIRSGQQEGLSFINSDLVQNIDFSAGGFQAKYGDKLSSVLDITYRKPTAFGANFEASFLGGSLSVDAVSKNKKWSAVTGVRYRNNSLLVNSQETQTNFTPSFVDVQTNIYYQASAKWQWSFLGTISKNNYEYQPLTRQTNFGTLDQPMALLVFYEGQEKNSYGTYFGAIKTTFKPIETFSLKLISSLYHTVEQEHFDILAQYRLGEVDNNVASENYGKVSYSRGIGSQLNHARNNLDALIATIELKGFHDWKKSQLDWGVKYTRESIRDRVVEWEVIDSLGFSIPPPTILPQRDEPNTIYSGPLVPYQNVRATNFNTINRFSGFAQWNSKSNLGSAKLWYNAGLRFQHWEVAGTNALGKSQFVWSPRAQIAIQPNWEKDILFRLSGGLYYQPPFYRELRDADGIVQTNVKAQQSVHLVVANDYNFKMWNRPFKLVSELYFKSMSDVNTYTIDNVRIRYAANNLAKAYAQGLDFRLNGEFVPGTESWFSFGYLKTEENSENRGYIARPTDQLLKFGILFQDYMPTIPSMKVYLNLVYNTGLPGGSPSYADPYQYQNRLRDYRRADVGFSKVLIDNYSNSKKKNWLGNFKELAVGAEIFNLFNNQNAITNTWVRDVYSKNQYAIPNYMTTRVFNIKLTAKL